From the Perognathus longimembris pacificus isolate PPM17 chromosome 9, ASM2315922v1, whole genome shotgun sequence genome, one window contains:
- the Col10a1 gene encoding collagen alpha-1(X) chain produces MLLPKAFLLLMSLNLVHGRFYDERYQTPTGIKGPPSNTKTQFFIPYSIKRNGIAVRGEQGVPGPPGPAGPRGHPGPSGPPGKPGYGSPGLQGEPGLPGPPGLSATGKPGLPGLQGKPGERGPYGPKGDIGPAGLPGPRGPPGPPGIPGPAGISVSGKPGQQGPTGAPGPRGFPGEKGAAGAPGVNGQKGEAGYGTPGRPGERGLPGPQGPMGPPGPPGVGKRGENGLPGQPGIKGDRGFPGERGASGPPGPQGPPGERGREGIGKPGAAGLPGQPGIPGTKGHPGIPGADGQPGPPGFGKPGLPGMKGPRGPAGLPGGPGAKGEQGPAGHPGEPGLTGPPGNMGPQGPKGIPGNHGLPGPKGETGPVGLAGPPGARGSRGPPGLDGKQGYPGEPGLNGPKGNPGLPGPKGDPGVGGPPGLPGPIGATGPKGVPGHNGEAGPRGSTGMPGTRGPIGPPGIPGFPGSKGDPGNPGPPGPAGIATKGLNGPTGLPGPPGPRGHNGEPGLPGPPGPPGPPGQAAMPEGFIKAGQRPSLSGMPLVSANQGVTGMPVSAFTVILSKAYPAIGAPIPFDKILYNRQQHYDPRTGIFTCRIPGIYYFSYHIHVKGTHAWVGLYKNGTPVMYTYDEYSKGYLDQASGSAIIDLTENDQVWLQLPNAESNGLYSSEYVHSSFSGFLVAPM; encoded by the exons ATGCTGCTACCAAAAGCCTTTCTGCTGCTCATGTCCTTGAACTTGGTTCATGGAAGGTTTTATGATGAGCGATACCAAACACCCACTGGCATAAAAGGCCCACCATCCAATACCAAGACCCAGTTTTTCATCCCCTATAGCATAAAGAGGAATG GTATAGCAGTAAGAGGCGAGCAAGGTGTTCCTGGCCCACCAGGCCCCGCTGGACCTCGAGGACACCCTGGTCCCTCTGGACCACCAGGAAAACCAGGTTACGGAAGTCCTGGACTCCAAGGAGAGCCAGGATTGCCAGGACCACCAGGATTATCAGCTACTGGGAAGCCAGGTTTACCAGGGCTCCAAGGAAAGCCAGGAGAGAGAGGGCCATATGGACCAAAAGGAGATATTGGACCGGCTGGCTTACCAGGACCTCGGGGCCCACCAGGACCACCTGGAATCCCCGGCCCAGCTGGAATTTCTGTGTCAGGAAAACCTGGACAACAGGGACCTACAGGTGCCCCAGGACCTAGGGGCTTTCCTGGAGAAAAGGGAGCAgcaggagctcctggagtgaaTGGACAGAAAGGAGAAGCAGGATATGGCACTCCTGGGCGACCAGGTGAAAGGGGACTTCCAGGCCCTCAGGGTCCCATGGGACCACCTGGCCCTCCTGGTGTGGGCAAAAGAGGTGAGAATGGGCTTCCAGGACAGCCAGGCATCAAAGGGGATCGGGGTTTTCCAGGAGAGAGAGGAGCAAGTGGCCCACCAGGTCCGCAAGGTCCTCCTGGGGAACGAGGACGAGAGGGCattggaaagccaggtgctgctggacttccaggccagccagggatTCCAGGGACAAAAGGCCACCCTGGGATTCCAGGAGCTGATGGGCAGCCTGGGCCTCCTGGCTTTGGGAAGCCAGGTTTACCTGGCATGAAGGGACCAAGAGGACCTGCTGGTCTCCCAGGGGGTCCAGGGGCCAAAGGAGAACAAGGGCCAGCAGGTCATCCAGGGGAGCCAGGGCTGACTGGACCTCCTGGCAATATGGGACCCCAAGGACCAAAAGGCATCCCAGGCAACCATGGCCTTCCAGGCCCTAAAGGTGAGACAGGGCCAGTTGGGTTGGCAGGACCCCCTGGGGCTAGAGGATCAAGGGGTCCCCCTGGGTTGGATGGAAAACAAGGATACCCAGGAGAACCAGGCCTCAATGGTCCTAAGGGTAACCCGGGGTTACCAGGTCCAAAAGGTGACCCTGGAGTGGGAGGACCTCCTGGTCTTCCAGGCCCTATAGGTGCAACAGGACCTAAGGGGGTACCTGGACACAATGGAGAAGCTGGTCCAAGAGGTTCTACTGGtatgccaggcaccaggggtCCCATTGGGCCCCCTGGTATCCCAGGATTCCCTGGGTCTAAAGGTGATCCTGGAAACCCAGGTCCCCCTGGCCCAGCTGGCATAGCAACTAAAGGTCTCAATGGACCCACAGGGCTACCAGGGCCTCCGGGTCCAAGAGGCCACAATGGAGAGCCAGGTCTTCCGGGGCCTCCAGGTCCCCCAGGTCCACCAGGCCAAGCAGCCATGCCTGAGGGCTTCATAAAGGCAGGGCAAAGGCCCAGTCTTTCTGGGATGCCTCTTGTCAGTGCCAACCAGGGAGTAACAGGAATGCCTGTGTCAGCTTTTACTGTTATTCTCTCCAAAGCTTACCCAGCAATTGGTGCTCCCATCCCATTTGATAAGATTTTATATAACAGGCAACAGCATTATGACCCAAGAACTGGAATCTTTACCTGCAGAATCCCAGGAATATACTACTTCTCCTACCACATTCATGTCAAAGGCACTCATGCTTGGGTAGGCCTGTATAAGAATGGCACTCCAGTAATGTACACCTATGATGAGTATTCCAAAGGCTACCTAGATCAGGCTTCCGGCAGCGCCATCATTGAtctcacagaaaatgaccaggtGTGGCTCCAGCTGCCCAATGCTGAGTCAAACGGCCTGTATTCCTCAGAGTATGTCCACTCCTCCTTCTCAGGATTCCTTGTGGCTCCCATGTGA